In Drosophila teissieri strain GT53w chromosome 2R, Prin_Dtei_1.1, whole genome shotgun sequence, the following proteins share a genomic window:
- the LOC122613185 gene encoding V-type proton ATPase 116 kDa subunit a — MRKLKKPQTKVKSFFRSEDMDLCQLLLHTENAFDCLIELGHHGAVQFNNVYDEDRLLNHLYTKKVSQCYELLRVVDNLHAQIVQLHVNEVFYPDVDLENRLREKDLGRYRDSLKRIHVEASAVTEHYYRLESRRNRMIEHCFALTKASKYMTSDMGSELLYSESTIMTLVQDATTSSGAYQSHLNYMIGCIRADKFYSFELLLYRLFSFNLIIRFSEISTPVYEYHYGHKPERVRKFAILMMASSTLIWPKVLKICAHYHVNLYDCPSSVSQREEKVRELGQEIVNVEKVLKEAELMRRQILEVAGLDLFVVRVNLRKALRVYDLMNRLRLVGGVEVPRYLLAEVYIPSSDVPEVRTILRNASRISGGADNVNDDDDSSDDNLQVADEDTKTMPNATPYPMEADIQPGEDMGARAILIKKNRLVNHMPPTYFRLNKFTRGFQNLIDAYGMADYKELNPAPYTIITFPFLFAVMFGDLGHGILLIFFSLIMIWKHRMIEKYQIASTSENEILNILFAGRYIILLMGIFSVYMGIIYNIVMAKSFNLFGSSWRCRYNETTVYDPAFHVTLDSSHPHFYSGDPYPVGMDPVWAVCGQDSITTTNSLKMKMAIVLGITQMMFGLGLAAANCVLMKRKADLILVVIPQMIFMLCLFGYLVFLIFYKWLAFGGHKPAPYNSACAPSVLITFINMMLMKNEETVANCLDSMYPYERYVEYALVALAVCTVPILLAGKPIYLMRRRKKMEQERERDFKRMRRQTIAEMRSTMRYTDDDSSETSRQRSVDNEEEHETSEIWIHSGIHTIETVLGSVSHTASYLRLWALSLAHDQLSDVLWHMVLTKGFANSLPLYYGVPVLMATFFAWAILTVAILVMMEGLSAFLHTLRLHWVEFQSKFFGGAGESFKAFSFPPSNQRS; from the coding sequence ATGAGAAAACTTAAGAAGCCGCAGACGAAAGTCAAGTCCTTCTTCCGCAGCGAGGACATGGACCTGtgccaactgctgctgcacacGGAAAACGCCTTCGATTGCCTCATTGAGCTGGGTCACCACGGAGCCGTGCAGTTCAACAATGTCTACGACGAGGATCGCCTGCTGAACCACCTCTACACCAAGAAAGTGTCGCAGTGCTATGAGTTACTGCGCGTCGTGGACAACCTGCACGCCCAGATCGTCCAGTTGCATGTGAACGAGGTGTTCTATCCGGATGTGGATCTAGAGAATCGACTGAGGGAGAAGGACCTGGGCAGGTATAGGGATAGCCTGAAGCGCATCCATGTGGAGGCCAGCGCCGTGACGGAGCACTACTACCGACTGGAGAGTCGTCGCAATCGCATGATCGAGCACTGCTTCGCCTTGACCAAGGCCAGCAAGTATATGACATCCGACATGGGCAGCGAGCTGCTCTATTCGGAGAGCACGATAATGACCTTGGTGCAGGATGCCACGACCAGCTCTGGAGCCTATCAGTCGCATCTGAACTATATGATCGGCTGCATCCGGGCTGATAAGTTCTATAGCTTCGAACTGCTGCTCTACCGCCTGTTCTCCTTCAACCTGATCATTCGATTCTCCGAAATCTCCACTCCGGTCTACGAATATCACTATGGCCACAAGCCGGAGAGGGTACGAAAGTTCGCCATTCTCATGATGGCCAGTTCCACGTTGATCTGGCCCAAGGTGCTGAAGATATGTGCGCACTATCATGTCAACCTCTACGACTGCCCCAGTTCGGTGAGCCAGCGGGAGGAGAAGGTCAGGGAGTTGGGCCAGGAGATAGTGAACGTGGAGAAGGTCCTCAAGGAGGCGGAGTTGATGCGTCGCCAGATCCTGGAGGTGGCTGGTCTCGATCTCTTCGTGGTACGTGTGAATCTGCGCAAGGCGCTGCGGGTGTACGATCTGATGAATCGCCTGAGATTGGTGGGCGGAGTGGAGGTGCCTCGCTATCTGCTGGCCGAGGTGTATATACCATCGTCTGATGTGCCCGAAGTGAGGACCATCCTTCGAAATGCCTCCCGCATAAGTGGGGGCGCAGATAATGTcaatgatgacgatgattCATCGGATGATAACCTGCAGGTGGCAGACGAAGATACAAAAACCATGCCAAATGCTACTCCCTATCCCATGGAAGCGGACATCCAGCCGGGCGAGGATATGGGTGCGCGGGCCATACTGATAAAGAAAAACCGACTGGTCAATCATATGCCACCAACGTACTTTCGGCTGAACAAGTTCACCAGGGGATTCCAGAACCTCATAGACGCCTATGGCATGGCCGATTACAAGGAGCTGAATCCCGCGCCGTACACCATCATCACGTTCCCCTTCCTGTTCGCCGTCATGTTCGGTGACCTGGGTCATGGCATTCTGCTAATCTTCTTCTCCCTGATCATGATTTGGAAGCACAGAATGATCGAAAAGTATCAGATTGCCTCGACCTCCGAGAACGAGATCCTGAACATCCTATTTGCGGGACGCTACATAATCCTACTCATGGGCATATTCTCCGTCTACATGGGCATCATCTACAACATAGTCATGGCCAAGAGCTTCAATCTCTTCGGTTCCAGCTGGAGATGTCGCTACAATGAGACCACCGTGTATGATCCCGCCTTTCATGTGACCCTAGACTCTTCGCATCCGCACTTCTACTCGGGCGATCCGTATCCAGTGGGCATGGATCCAGTGTGGGCCGTTTGCGGCCAGGACTCGATAACCACGACCAATTCGTTGAAAATGAAGATGGCCATTGTGCTGGGCATTACGCAAATGATGTTTGGCCTGGGCCTAGCTGCCGCGAATTGTGTGCTGATGAAGCGGAAGGCAGATCTCATTTTGGTGGTCATTCCGCAGATGATCTTCATGTTGTGCCTCTTCGGCTACCTCGTCTTCCTCATCTTCTACAAGTGGCTGGCCTTCGGTGGCCACAAGCCGGCGCCCTACAACTCTGCGTGTGCCCCCTCCGTGCTGATCACCTTCATCAACATGATGCTGATGAAGAATGAAGAGACGGTGGCTAACTGCCTGGATAGTATGTATCCTTACGAGCGCTATGTGGAGTACGCTCTAGTAGCGTTGGCCGTTTGCACGGTACCCATTTTGCTGGCCGGCAAACCGATATATCTCATGCGGCGTCGCAAGAAGATGGAACAGGAAAGGGAACGGGATTTCAAGAGGATGCGCCGCCAGACGATCGCCGAAATGCGATCCACGATGCGGTACACCGACGATGATTCCAGCGAGACCAGCCGGCAGCGGAGCGTTGACAACGAGGAGGAGCACGAGACGTCGGAGATCTGGATTCACTCCGGAATCCACACCATCGAAACGGTTCTGGGTTCGGTGTCGCATACAGCCTCCTACCTGCGATTGTGGGCCCTCTCCTTGGCCCACGATCAGCTGTCGGATGTGCTGTGGCACATGGTTCTGACCAAGGGATTCGCGAACAGTCTGCCACTGTACTATGGTGTGCCCGTGCTGATGGCCACTTTCTTCGCCTGGGCCATACTCACAGTGGCCATTCTGGTGATGATGGAGGGACTGAGCGCCTTCCTGCACACCCTGCGGCTCCACTGGGTGGAGTTCCAGTCGAAGTTCTTCGGCGGAGCGGGCGAGTCGTTCAAGGCGTTCAGTTTCCCGCCCTCGAACCAGCGGAGTTAG